From one Nitrosopumilus sp. genomic stretch:
- a CDS encoding PEFG-CTERM sorting domain-containing protein: MNFKRSTTSMAIALMALSLISMTSIQQDVFAQSQGMSLTAQADRDSEIIMVTGKTISKITDVTFRVTSPSGNNVVGIAQVSPDVNGEFATQFKIGPTWTENGFYTIKAMQSPQQNSLYTLKVLVEVANGMAKKTLVTETNMESGLVYTTPNVATDKGIEIYADAVIGSTTINIEGTTDRVSQDVTLTITAPNGNVVSVAQVSPMLNGEFTKEITTGGPLWKQNGFYTVSAKQFDDPKYTASTQVDIKDGVVVPEFGTIAAMILAVAIISIIAVSAKSRLSIMPRY, from the coding sequence ATGAATTTTAAACGATCTACAACATCAATGGCGATAGCCCTTATGGCATTGTCATTAATTTCAATGACCTCAATTCAACAAGATGTTTTTGCTCAAAGTCAAGGAATGAGCCTCACAGCTCAGGCAGATAGAGATTCAGAAATCATCATGGTAACAGGTAAGACAATTTCAAAAATTACAGATGTTACATTTAGAGTAACATCCCCAAGTGGAAATAATGTAGTAGGAATTGCTCAGGTTTCACCAGATGTCAATGGAGAATTTGCAACACAATTCAAAATTGGTCCAACATGGACTGAAAATGGATTCTATACTATAAAGGCCATGCAAAGCCCGCAGCAAAACTCATTGTACACACTAAAAGTACTTGTTGAAGTAGCAAACGGAATGGCGAAAAAAACGCTTGTAACTGAAACCAACATGGAATCAGGATTAGTGTATACCACACCAAATGTTGCAACAGATAAAGGAATTGAAATTTATGCAGATGCAGTCATAGGATCTACAACCATCAATATCGAAGGTACCACTGACAGAGTAAGTCAAGATGTCACTTTGACTATTACTGCACCAAACGGAAATGTGGTATCGGTAGCTCAAGTATCACCAATGCTTAATGGAGAATTTACTAAAGAAATTACCACAGGTGGACCATTATGGAAACAAAATGGATTCTATACTGTAAGCGCAAAACAATTTGACGATCCAAAATATACCGCTTCAACTCAAGTGGATATCAAAGATGGAGTGGTAGTACCAGAATTTGGTACAATTGCAGCCATGATTCTAGCAGTAGCAATTATCTCAATAATTGCAGTATCTGCAAAGTCAAGACTTAGCATTATGCCAAGATACTAA
- a CDS encoding DNA-directed RNA polymerase subunit B, which produces MADPSTKRWPVIQDILKREGIARQHLNSFDEFLERGLQSIINEVGQIDIENAEYPYKIQLGKVKLQQPRMMELDGSITHITPAEARLRNVSYSAPVMMEASVVEDGKILESRFVHIGDVPVMAKSNACILHNFSTQKLIEHGEDPNDPGGYFIINGSERVIVGLEDLSYNKIIVDRETVGGNIVFKAKVYSSIVGYRAKLELVMKNDGLIVARIPGSPVDIPVVTLMRALGLESDREIAAVVSLVDDLQDELEGSFEKAGDVPTSKDAIVYISKRIAPGMLEEFQIKRAETLLDWGLLPHLGKHPENRKEKAQFLGEAACKLLELKLGWITPDDKDHYGNKVIKFAGQMLADLFRTAFRNLVRDMKYQLERSGQKRGINAVAAAIRPGIITDKLNNAIATGNWGRGRVGVTQLLDRTNYLSTISHLRRIQSPLSRTQPNFEARDLHATHFGRICPSETPEGSNCGLVKNLALSGIISVNVPSEEIVEKLYDLGTVHFFDAKEDLKKDGTRVFVDGRLIGYFKDGQEIAESLRELRRNSKIHPHVGVSFHKSDIEGSTRRLYVNCNAGRVLRPLIIIKDNKSLLTQDLLDKISKKLLSWTDLLRMGVLEMIDANEEENCYVTLDEKDTKKHTHLEVFPPAILGAGASIIPYPEHNQSPRNTYESAMAKQSLGFSTPMMNTSTYVRQHFMLYPQVPIVNTKAMKLLGLEDRPAGQNCVVAVLPFDGYNIEDAIVLSKASVDRGLGRTFFFRIYDAEAKQYPGGMRDTFEIPNAEDNIRGYKGERAYRLLEEDGVVASEAPVKGGDILIGKTSPPRFMEEYREFESSGPYRRDTSIGVRPSETGVVDTVVMTQSNEGGKMYKIRARDMRIPEIGDKFASRHGQKGVLGILAKAEDLPYTAEGMSPDVLINPHAFPSRMTVGMMMESICGKAAAFRGKRFDGSAFVGEKMDEVKEVMDAHNFKYSGKEIMYDGRTGKPFPVDVFIGVVYYQKLHHMVADKIHARARGQVQMLTKQPTEGRARGGGLRFGEMERDCLIAYGASMILKDRLLDESDKSDIFVCERCGLVAYHDVKQRKYVCRVCGDKAKVSSVSVAYAFKLLLQEMQSLNVAPRLLIKEKI; this is translated from the coding sequence ATGGCAGATCCATCCACAAAGCGTTGGCCAGTAATTCAAGATATTCTAAAACGTGAGGGTATTGCACGTCAACACCTAAACTCATTTGATGAATTTCTAGAGAGAGGACTTCAAAGTATTATCAATGAAGTAGGACAAATTGATATTGAAAATGCTGAATATCCTTACAAAATTCAACTAGGTAAAGTCAAACTTCAACAACCAAGAATGATGGAACTTGATGGCTCTATTACTCATATTACTCCAGCTGAGGCACGATTGAGAAACGTTTCATATTCTGCCCCTGTCATGATGGAGGCAAGTGTTGTAGAAGATGGAAAAATTTTGGAATCTAGATTTGTTCATATTGGCGATGTACCAGTAATGGCAAAATCAAATGCTTGCATCTTACATAATTTCTCTACTCAAAAATTAATTGAACATGGTGAGGATCCAAATGATCCTGGTGGTTACTTTATCATTAATGGTTCAGAAAGAGTAATTGTAGGATTAGAAGATCTTTCTTACAATAAAATTATTGTAGATAGAGAAACTGTTGGTGGAAATATTGTTTTCAAAGCTAAAGTATATTCATCAATTGTTGGATATCGTGCAAAATTAGAACTTGTAATGAAAAATGACGGTTTGATTGTAGCTAGAATTCCTGGTTCTCCAGTTGACATTCCAGTTGTCACATTAATGAGGGCACTTGGATTAGAATCTGATAGAGAAATTGCAGCAGTTGTATCTTTGGTGGATGATCTTCAAGATGAACTAGAAGGCTCTTTTGAAAAAGCGGGAGATGTTCCAACATCTAAAGACGCCATTGTTTACATTAGTAAAAGAATTGCACCTGGAATGTTAGAGGAATTCCAAATTAAACGTGCAGAGACTTTACTAGATTGGGGATTGTTACCACATTTGGGTAAACATCCCGAAAATAGAAAAGAAAAAGCACAATTCTTAGGTGAAGCCGCTTGTAAATTATTAGAATTAAAACTTGGTTGGATTACACCTGATGACAAGGATCATTATGGAAACAAAGTAATCAAATTTGCAGGACAAATGTTGGCAGATCTCTTTAGAACTGCATTTAGGAATTTGGTTAGAGATATGAAATACCAATTAGAAAGATCAGGTCAAAAACGAGGAATTAATGCTGTAGCTGCTGCAATTCGTCCTGGAATTATTACTGACAAACTAAACAATGCGATAGCTACTGGAAACTGGGGACGTGGACGTGTCGGTGTTACTCAATTACTTGATAGAACAAATTATCTTTCAACAATTAGTCATCTTAGACGAATTCAATCTCCTCTTAGTAGAACACAACCAAACTTTGAGGCAAGAGACTTGCATGCAACTCACTTTGGAAGAATATGCCCAAGTGAAACTCCTGAAGGATCAAATTGTGGTTTGGTGAAAAACCTCGCCCTATCTGGAATTATCTCAGTAAATGTTCCATCAGAAGAAATTGTGGAAAAACTCTATGATCTTGGAACTGTTCATTTCTTTGATGCCAAAGAAGATTTGAAAAAAGACGGAACCAGAGTTTTTGTTGATGGTCGTTTAATTGGATATTTCAAAGATGGCCAAGAGATAGCTGAATCTCTAAGAGAACTTAGAAGAAATTCAAAGATTCATCCTCATGTTGGAGTATCATTTCATAAATCTGATATTGAAGGTTCAACAAGAAGACTTTATGTGAATTGTAATGCAGGACGTGTTTTACGACCATTAATAATTATCAAAGATAACAAATCCTTGTTAACTCAAGATTTGTTAGATAAAATCTCCAAGAAATTACTTTCGTGGACTGATCTTTTGAGAATGGGAGTTTTGGAAATGATTGATGCAAATGAAGAAGAAAACTGTTATGTTACATTAGATGAAAAAGATACAAAGAAACACACTCACCTTGAAGTATTCCCTCCAGCAATCTTAGGTGCAGGAGCTTCTATCATTCCGTATCCAGAACATAATCAATCTCCAAGAAATACATATGAATCTGCAATGGCAAAACAAAGCTTAGGATTTTCAACACCAATGATGAATACCAGTACATATGTTAGACAACACTTCATGCTATATCCGCAAGTTCCAATTGTAAATACAAAAGCAATGAAACTCTTGGGATTAGAAGATAGACCAGCAGGTCAGAACTGTGTTGTTGCAGTACTTCCATTTGATGGATATAACATCGAAGATGCAATTGTCCTTAGCAAAGCATCTGTAGATAGGGGGCTGGGAAGAACATTCTTCTTTAGAATTTATGATGCTGAAGCAAAACAATACCCCGGCGGAATGCGTGATACTTTTGAGATTCCTAATGCTGAAGATAACATTAGAGGTTACAAGGGAGAGCGTGCATATAGATTACTTGAAGAAGATGGCGTTGTTGCATCAGAAGCTCCGGTAAAGGGCGGAGATATTTTAATTGGAAAAACCAGTCCTCCAAGATTTATGGAAGAATATAGAGAGTTTGAATCATCTGGTCCATACAGAAGAGATACTTCTATCGGTGTTAGACCATCTGAAACAGGAGTTGTAGATACAGTAGTTATGACTCAATCAAATGAAGGTGGAAAAATGTACAAGATTCGCGCAAGAGATATGAGAATTCCTGAAATCGGTGATAAATTTGCATCAAGACACGGACAAAAGGGTGTACTTGGAATTTTAGCTAAAGCCGAAGACTTGCCATATACTGCAGAGGGAATGTCTCCTGATGTTTTGATTAATCCTCACGCATTCCCATCTAGAATGACCGTTGGAATGATGATGGAATCTATTTGTGGTAAGGCTGCTGCATTTCGTGGAAAGCGATTTGATGGCTCTGCATTTGTCGGAGAAAAAATGGATGAAGTAAAAGAAGTAATGGATGCACACAATTTCAAATATTCTGGCAAAGAAATAATGTATGATGGTAGAACTGGAAAACCATTCCCCGTCGATGTTTTTATTGGAGTCGTATATTATCAGAAACTCCATCACATGGTTGCTGACAAAATCCATGCAAGAGCACGTGGACAAGTTCAGATGTTAACTAAACAACCAACTGAAGGTAGAGCAAGAGGTGGTGGTTTGAGATTTGGTGAAATGGAGAGAGACTGTTTGATTGCTTATGGAGCTTCTATGATTCTAAAAGATAGATTACTTGACGAATCTGATAAATCTGATATTTTTGTCTGTGAAAGATGTGGATTGGTAGCTTATCATGATGTTAAACAAAGAAAATATGTATGTCGGGTTTGTGGTGATAAAGCTAAAGTCTCTTCAGTATCAGTGGCGTATGCATTCAAACTACTCTTACAAGAAATGCAGAGTCTTAATGTCGCACCACGTCTATTAATCAAGGAGAAAATCTAA
- a CDS encoding PEFG-CTERM sorting domain-containing protein, with protein MKAHLTVFTLSAILIVSIGMTPAFGQIQNSIVVTTDKSSYSEGEIILVTGEVRDLYSGTPVSVIVKAPNGNLVSIAQVTVGVDKKFSTEVTAGGALMKAEGSYTITVQYGTENRSAETTFEFGGSTITPPKNTGVTDTTVSIEGSNDLIGYTITGGKLLSIMPDVEANSLIVSIDATSDGSLTLTIPRSVLDATMNGEDDEFFVLIDGEEVDFEETTSATERILTIAFPVGAEEIEIIGTFVVPEFGTIAAMILAVAIISIIAVSAKSRLSIMPRY; from the coding sequence ATGAAAGCTCATCTAACGGTGTTTACCTTATCTGCAATTTTGATTGTAAGTATTGGTATGACACCAGCATTTGGACAAATACAAAACTCGATTGTTGTTACTACGGACAAATCATCATATTCAGAAGGTGAAATAATTCTAGTAACAGGTGAAGTACGAGATCTGTATTCTGGCACTCCAGTAAGTGTAATTGTAAAGGCTCCTAACGGAAACTTGGTATCAATTGCACAAGTAACAGTTGGTGTTGATAAGAAATTCAGTACCGAAGTTACTGCTGGTGGGGCATTAATGAAAGCAGAAGGCTCATACACCATCACAGTTCAATACGGAACTGAAAACAGATCAGCAGAAACAACATTTGAATTCGGTGGATCTACAATTACTCCACCAAAGAATACAGGAGTGACTGATACAACTGTTTCAATTGAAGGTTCTAATGATTTAATAGGATACACAATAACAGGTGGAAAACTATTAAGTATAATGCCTGATGTAGAAGCAAATTCACTCATTGTATCTATCGATGCAACAAGTGACGGTTCACTTACCCTGACAATCCCTAGATCAGTGTTGGATGCAACAATGAATGGTGAAGATGATGAATTCTTTGTCTTAATCGACGGAGAAGAAGTAGACTTTGAAGAAACAACATCAGCAACGGAGAGAATTCTCACCATAGCATTCCCAGTAGGAGCTGAAGAGATCGAAATAATCGGTACATTTGTAGTTCCAGAATTTGGTACAATCGCAGCCATGATTCTAGCAGTAGCAATTATCTCAATAATTGCAGTATCTGCAAAGTCAAGACTTAGCATTATGCCAAGATACTAA
- a CDS encoding LSM domain-containing protein, whose protein sequence is MADEITNLMNNNKDKVVLLRLRNTRTVQGVLKDFDIHMNLTLDDAEDVTEEKHEKIGKVLLRGDNILLVSLPEEES, encoded by the coding sequence ATGGCCGATGAAATTACAAATCTCATGAATAACAACAAGGATAAAGTGGTCTTACTTCGATTAAGAAACACAAGAACTGTTCAAGGCGTTCTAAAAGACTTTGACATTCACATGAATTTAACATTAGATGATGCTGAAGATGTTACCGAAGAAAAACATGAAAAGATTGGCAAAGTACTACTTCGTGGTGATAATATTTTACTAGTGTCTCTTCCTGAAGAAGAATCTTAA
- a CDS encoding DNA-directed RNA polymerase subunit A', translated as MSLQAIKSIDGIRFSVWSPTEVRKYSVAEITAPETYDEDGMPVQGGLMDGRLGTLEPGQKCLTCGNTAARCPGHFGHIELAEPILHIAFIDNIYKLLQSTCRSCARLKVPQEDLDEFKKIKDKHAAYTVISQKRIPEQIIEKAKKAKECPHCGKTQYELVFTKPTIFVEKTEIGEHRLLPITIRERFSQILDEDLLLLSYDPITARPEWFILQALPVPPVTVRPSIILETGIRSEDDLTHKMVDIIRVNQRLKESKEAGTPPLIVQDLVDLLQYHSTTYFDNEVSGIPQAHHRSGRPLKTLTQRLKGKEGRFRGSLSGKRVDFSSRTVISPDPNLDLSEVGVPEQVAMKLTIPEIVTEWNIERMRKLVINGPEKFPGVNYIVRPDGVKIRLDFVEDRSTIAETLEIGYLIERHLADGDIVMFNRQPSLHQMSIMAHYVRVLPGKTFRLHPSVCPPYNADFDGDEMNLHVPQSEEARAEAILLMRVQDQLISPRYGGPIIGALRDFVTGAYLLTKDETTLSIQDFSNLAMLGGYKDALPKPATKTKDGPAYTGKQLFSLFLPKDFNYVLTSKWSKGTNGPAKDVVIKNGELISGVIDKTSIGAEEPESVLHRITKDYGNAVGKNFLNSILIMVKQFITSYGFSYGFGDLEVPEKDKQQILNDIQETYDIVSDLTNQYEKGTLKLTRGMRPEEALEAYIVNELGKARDKAGSTANNSLDNSNAGKIMATTGARGSSLNVGQMAGALGQQSRRGNRLHDGYHNRALTHFQEHDNNPDAHGFVKSNYREGLSALEFFFHAMGGREGLVDTAVRTQQSGYMQRRLINALEHIRLEYDGTVRDPHGHIVQFLYGEDGIDVAKSDHGEAFNAHRLAESQTMIDSGKKATKDEIDTMIKKYTKTFSPRLSSLVSEALHESTLSKDGVEAVCKKGLLLYNKAKVEPGQAVGIITAQSIGEPGTQMTLRTFHFAGIKERNVTLGLPRLIELVDARKKPVTPTMDIYLDNESKKSREKAIEVARNVLQTKISALITNSETDYSTEIKLILSENRLKERGCSIAEVEASLASNKKFKMETVGELITLKLVEESDTATVIAIRNKVLNTTVKGVPDIERVTLVQKDDEWVIQTTGSNIAKVLEVKGIDKTNVRTNNVFEIAGTLGIEAARNALIDELNHTLGDQGLEVDNRYIMLVSDLMCSRGYMQQIGRHGIAGTKDSVLARAAFEITVPTIAHAALGGEVEQLKGITENVIVGSNIPIGSGTVDLYMQVSKKK; from the coding sequence ATGTCACTTCAAGCTATCAAATCAATTGATGGAATCCGTTTTTCGGTATGGTCTCCAACTGAAGTTCGAAAATATTCTGTTGCTGAAATTACTGCACCTGAAACATATGATGAGGATGGAATGCCAGTTCAAGGAGGTCTTATGGATGGAAGACTTGGTACACTTGAACCTGGACAAAAATGTCTAACTTGTGGAAATACTGCTGCTAGATGTCCTGGACATTTTGGACATATTGAACTCGCAGAGCCCATTTTACATATTGCATTTATTGATAACATCTACAAACTATTACAATCAACATGCCGTTCTTGTGCAAGACTCAAAGTACCCCAAGAAGATTTAGATGAATTCAAAAAAATCAAAGACAAACATGCTGCATATACTGTAATTTCTCAAAAACGTATCCCAGAACAAATTATAGAAAAAGCAAAGAAAGCAAAAGAATGTCCTCATTGTGGTAAAACCCAATACGAATTGGTCTTTACAAAACCAACAATCTTCGTTGAAAAAACAGAGATTGGTGAACATAGATTACTTCCAATTACAATTAGAGAAAGATTTTCACAAATTCTTGATGAAGACTTGCTTCTTTTATCCTATGATCCAATTACTGCAAGACCTGAATGGTTTATTCTTCAGGCATTGCCTGTTCCACCTGTAACTGTAAGACCGTCAATCATTCTTGAAACAGGAATTAGATCTGAAGATGACTTGACACACAAAATGGTAGACATCATTAGAGTTAACCAAAGACTAAAGGAAAGCAAAGAAGCTGGAACTCCACCACTAATTGTTCAAGACTTGGTTGATCTGCTACAGTATCACTCTACAACATATTTTGATAATGAAGTTTCTGGAATTCCTCAAGCTCATCATCGTTCTGGACGTCCACTCAAAACATTAACTCAAAGACTCAAAGGAAAAGAAGGTAGATTTAGAGGTTCATTATCTGGAAAGAGAGTTGACTTTTCAAGTAGAACTGTAATTTCACCTGATCCTAACTTGGATTTGTCTGAAGTTGGAGTTCCTGAACAAGTCGCTATGAAACTAACAATTCCTGAAATTGTTACAGAATGGAATATTGAAAGAATGCGAAAACTTGTAATTAATGGACCTGAGAAATTCCCAGGTGTAAACTATATCGTTAGACCTGACGGTGTTAAAATTAGATTAGACTTTGTGGAAGATCGTTCTACCATTGCAGAAACTCTTGAGATTGGTTATCTGATTGAAAGACATCTTGCAGATGGTGATATTGTCATGTTTAACAGACAACCTTCACTTCACCAAATGTCCATCATGGCTCATTATGTGAGGGTGCTTCCAGGCAAGACTTTCAGATTACATCCTTCAGTTTGTCCTCCATACAACGCAGACTTTGATGGAGATGAGATGAACCTCCACGTTCCTCAAAGTGAGGAAGCACGAGCAGAAGCGATTCTTTTGATGAGAGTCCAAGATCAATTAATCTCTCCAAGATATGGTGGTCCAATTATTGGCGCACTCAGAGACTTTGTAACTGGAGCATATCTTTTAACAAAAGACGAAACAACTCTTTCTATTCAAGATTTCTCCAATCTTGCAATGCTTGGAGGTTACAAAGATGCACTTCCAAAACCTGCTACTAAAACAAAAGACGGCCCAGCATACACTGGAAAACAACTATTCTCATTATTCTTGCCAAAAGACTTCAATTACGTTCTCACATCAAAATGGTCAAAGGGAACAAATGGTCCTGCAAAAGATGTTGTAATTAAAAATGGCGAACTCATCAGTGGTGTAATTGATAAAACCTCGATTGGTGCAGAAGAACCGGAAAGTGTCTTACACAGAATTACAAAAGACTATGGAAATGCAGTAGGTAAAAACTTCCTAAACTCTATTCTAATTATGGTAAAACAATTCATCACAAGTTATGGATTTAGTTATGGATTCGGTGATCTTGAAGTACCAGAAAAAGACAAACAACAGATTCTCAATGATATTCAAGAAACCTATGACATTGTATCTGATTTGACTAATCAATATGAAAAAGGAACTCTCAAACTTACCAGAGGTATGAGACCTGAAGAAGCACTTGAAGCATACATTGTAAACGAATTAGGTAAAGCAAGAGACAAGGCCGGCTCTACTGCAAATAACTCACTAGATAATTCTAATGCTGGAAAAATTATGGCAACCACTGGTGCCAGAGGTTCGTCGCTAAACGTAGGTCAGATGGCAGGTGCTTTAGGCCAGCAGTCAAGAAGAGGTAATAGACTCCATGATGGCTATCACAATCGTGCATTGACACATTTCCAAGAACATGATAATAATCCAGATGCACACGGATTTGTAAAATCCAATTACAGAGAAGGTCTCTCTGCATTAGAATTCTTCTTCCACGCAATGGGTGGTCGTGAAGGACTTGTAGACACTGCAGTTAGAACACAACAAAGTGGATACATGCAGCGTAGGCTGATTAATGCACTAGAACACATTAGATTGGAATATGATGGAACCGTTAGAGATCCACACGGTCACATTGTTCAATTCCTTTATGGTGAAGACGGAATCGATGTTGCAAAAAGTGATCACGGTGAAGCATTTAATGCTCACAGATTAGCTGAATCTCAAACAATGATTGATTCAGGCAAAAAGGCAACAAAAGATGAAATTGATACTATGATTAAAAAATACACAAAGACATTCAGTCCAAGACTCTCTTCACTGGTATCTGAAGCATTGCATGAATCAACCCTAAGTAAAGATGGTGTAGAGGCAGTATGTAAGAAAGGATTATTACTTTACAACAAAGCCAAAGTAGAACCTGGACAAGCAGTGGGAATTATCACTGCTCAATCAATTGGTGAACCTGGTACTCAGATGACTTTGAGAACGTTCCATTTTGCAGGAATTAAAGAAAGAAACGTAACCTTGGGTCTTCCTAGATTAATTGAACTAGTTGATGCAAGAAAGAAACCAGTTACGCCAACTATGGATATCTATCTTGACAACGAGTCAAAGAAATCCCGAGAAAAAGCAATCGAAGTTGCAAGAAATGTATTGCAAACAAAAATCAGCGCATTAATTACAAACAGTGAAACTGATTACTCTACTGAAATTAAATTAATTCTAAGTGAGAACAGACTAAAAGAGAGAGGATGTTCAATTGCTGAAGTTGAAGCATCACTTGCATCAAATAAGAAATTCAAGATGGAAACAGTAGGAGAACTAATTACTCTCAAACTAGTTGAAGAATCTGATACTGCAACAGTAATTGCAATCAGAAATAAAGTTCTAAACACCACTGTAAAAGGTGTTCCAGACATTGAACGTGTAACTCTTGTTCAAAAAGATGATGAATGGGTTATCCAGACAACTGGCTCTAACATTGCCAAAGTTCTTGAAGTAAAAGGCATTGACAAAACAAATGTCAGAACAAACAACGTGTTTGAAATTGCAGGAACTCTGGGAATTGAGGCTGCACGAAACGCATTGATTGATGAACTTAATCATACTCTGGGCGACCAAGGCTTAGAAGTTGATAACAGATACATCATGTTAGTATCTGACTTAATGTGCTCTAGAGGTTACATGCAACAAATTGGAAGACATGGAATTGCCGGTACTAAAGACAGTGTTCTTGCAAGAGCCGCATTTGAAATTACAGTTCCTACAATTGCACATGCTGCACTTGGTGGAGAAGTTGAACAACTCAAAGGTATTACTGAAAACGTAATTGTTGGTAGCAATATTCCAATCGGCAGTGGAACTGTTGATCTATACATGCAAGTAAGCAAGAAAAAATAA
- a CDS encoding tetratricopeptide repeat protein has product MLGYLLGITLVLTVLSPFVFSDVFAETFVVNTDKQSYNVGDSLTVSGEILDFGMPVIAMSIYDPDGKILTANNLEISPEKTFTKTLSLDSPFYAKAGEYKLKLAYGQITEDHYFLINGESESELVVPISAEPEIILLYTDKKQYTDNEIIHITGIVSALGSPTALIGVYDPYGMPAGFYFGTINSDLEFSTNFLVKDGVNFRTEGTYSIKAHYAETEAISFFEYHKDFQTVIEESAETTEDTAETIEDTAETIEDTAETIEDTAETIDETIQETTGTEIIVSDDSSSIKETSKDTESKSQNNSIITKTNQEDIQKTKNSDSQIKTINEKDNSKKILIDDNKKSTNLSVEDIELGIILNQMNLECDSSVFTDTISYYDGMGPALYRLCNFDGSLNFFNESLIENPDDVEILVNKGSALGKLGYFTEAIVYYDHAIKIDPDFLPAKNNKANALANLKDYDNAISLYEEILTKNPNYLSARKNLALALSFQSPVVSLVDESLESDIEKVVYFESNLPQVTNRINDNLEKPTTFFDEVGVVLSTLGSLFGFLN; this is encoded by the coding sequence GTGTTAGGATATCTGCTTGGAATTACGTTAGTGTTAACCGTACTGTCTCCTTTTGTTTTTTCAGACGTTTTTGCTGAGACATTTGTCGTAAACACTGACAAGCAATCCTACAATGTTGGTGATTCACTGACTGTTTCTGGTGAAATCCTTGACTTTGGAATGCCAGTAATTGCTATGAGTATCTATGACCCTGACGGAAAAATCTTAACTGCTAACAATCTAGAAATCTCCCCTGAAAAAACTTTCACAAAAACACTTTCACTCGATTCTCCATTTTATGCAAAAGCTGGGGAGTACAAACTTAAACTAGCATATGGGCAAATCACTGAGGATCATTATTTTCTAATTAATGGCGAATCTGAATCTGAACTTGTTGTTCCGATATCTGCAGAACCGGAAATTATTCTTCTTTACACTGACAAAAAGCAATATACTGACAATGAAATAATACACATCACAGGTATTGTTTCCGCATTGGGTTCTCCTACCGCATTGATAGGAGTATATGATCCGTATGGAATGCCTGCTGGATTTTATTTTGGTACAATCAATTCTGATTTGGAATTTTCAACTAATTTTCTTGTAAAAGACGGTGTGAATTTTAGAACAGAAGGAACTTACTCCATCAAAGCTCATTATGCTGAAACTGAAGCAATTTCTTTTTTTGAATATCATAAAGATTTTCAAACTGTAATCGAAGAATCCGCTGAAACAACTGAAGATACTGCTGAAACAATTGAAGATACTGCTGAAACAATTGAAGATACTGCTGAAACAATTGAAGATACTGCTGAAACAATTGATGAGACAATTCAAGAAACAACTGGAACCGAAATTATTGTATCTGATGACAGCTCATCAATCAAAGAGACTTCTAAAGATACTGAATCAAAATCTCAAAATAATTCGATAATCACAAAAACTAATCAAGAAGATATTCAAAAAACAAAAAATTCTGATAGTCAAATTAAAACAATAAATGAAAAAGATAATTCAAAAAAGATTCTCATTGATGACAACAAAAAATCAACTAATCTTTCTGTTGAAGATATTGAATTAGGAATAATTTTAAATCAAATGAATCTTGAATGTGATTCAAGTGTATTTACAGACACAATCTCATACTATGATGGAATGGGTCCTGCATTGTATCGTTTGTGTAACTTTGATGGTTCTTTGAATTTCTTTAACGAATCATTAATTGAAAATCCTGATGATGTGGAAATTCTTGTAAACAAAGGTTCTGCCTTGGGAAAATTGGGATATTTTACTGAGGCTATAGTGTATTATGATCATGCAATCAAAATAGATCCTGACTTTCTACCTGCCAAAAATAACAAGGCCAATGCTCTTGCAAATTTGAAAGATTACGATAATGCAATTTCATTATATGAAGAAATCTTAACGAAAAATCCTAACTATCTTTCTGCAAGAAAAAATCTTGCCCTTGCATTATCTTTTCAATCGCCAGTTGTTTCATTAGTGGATGAGTCTTTAGAATCTGATATTGAAAAAGTAGTTTACTTTGAATCTAATTTGCCACAAGTAACCAATCGAATAAATGATAACCTGGAAAAACCAACAACCTTTTTTGATGAGGTTGGTGTAGTGCTTTCTACTTTGGGTTCTCTATTTGGTTTTCTGAACTAA
- a CDS encoding DNA-directed RNA polymerase subunit H — protein sequence MATKKNQVLVPDHIYVPKHEIISKQEAEEVLKKYNCKPTELPLIFVNDPAILGLGIKPGDMIKITRKSPTAGESLYYRYVVEV from the coding sequence TTGGCAACTAAAAAAAATCAAGTTCTAGTACCAGATCATATCTATGTTCCAAAACATGAGATTATTTCAAAACAAGAAGCTGAAGAAGTTTTAAAAAAATACAATTGTAAACCAACTGAATTACCCTTAATCTTTGTAAATGATCCTGCAATTTTGGGACTTGGAATAAAACCTGGTGATATGATAAAGATTACCAGAAAAAGTCCGACTGCTGGTGAAAGTCTCTATTACAGATACGTGGTGGAAGTATAA